TATTAAAAAACAAAAGGGTAGTGTGCAAGAATCTCTTACAGCTGAATTAAGTTTGTAGGCTGTTTTTGTGacaaatgaaattaagaaatttaACATCTAGTCCCATTACTAatgattttttcaattttagtccATCAAAGTTCAATCGTTGGATCTGtactttaaaaataacattttgggACGTTAAGTTAAAATGATTGGTTCGGAtacaaaatcaattaaataacttGGACTTGTATGTTatttgaaaaacaaaaacacTTGTAATTTTTTGGATATAATAGTGtcaaataattaaaagaaaaatctGTTCATGAGAAGGAGGAATTGTATATTGGGCTAAGTACTGATAAATGGGTCTGGTCTGACCTTATTACCACTAAAAGTTCACCTAATTTTCTTTTGACAGCGGGCCAGATATCGGGCTATGTGGAAGCGATAATTAGGTGGCCCAAGCCTCGAGTGCCTTAATTTATACATCTGGCCCGATATCCGGTCATTACAAAGAGGAAACAAAGTGAGACCATTAGAGCCAAAGCTCCGTCTTTGTGAGCACATGTCGTTAATCTATATAAATAGTACAGGGTTATTGTTTTGCAGTGGTTCAATCTGTCAAAATGCTAAATGGGATGTTGCTCTTAGGCGGAGGTTGACACTTAACACTTGACagtgaaattttaaaaagaaaagctTCCTAGTTATGACTATAGGTTCCGTGATGAATGAGGTGTGAAACTCGGTGTAATTTAATTCTCGTAGCATCAAAATGTTACACTAATTGTTGTTCAATGTTTTTCGCTTTTACTCAAATCTTTGTACAAGTTCAACAGTAGAATTCAACTTGACATGGAAATATTACTCTTTTAGATGAGTCGGGTTTTTGAGTTTCTTTTATTTAGTTATTATTTTTTGAGTCATATTTGCTTCAATCTATCCCACTCCAAACAAGGGTGAGAAGTGATATTTTCCACTACTCCGCATAAGAGTCACCATCGCCTTCATATTGCGACGGAATATatcaaaaatcgtcgctaatcaAAAATCGTTGCAAATTACCGACGGAATATAGCAATTAGCGATGGTTTAGTCAATTAACGACGGCTTTTGATATATTCtgtctattttttaaaaaatttagttttttaattagtaaaaaatatttttataataatttgtacatatttttaaataatttcttcaACTCGTCTAAattaatgaatttcaaatgtcaAAAGCTGAGCTTCTACCTTATGAAGGTGTACTAGTTGATGATCCGTTCTGCTGGAACGCGTATGGCCTACTGGTCTCACTCACTATACGTCCAATTTCTTGTTTACAAGAAGATATGCCTCAATCTATAGAAGAGAGCTCCTGAAAGTTAGTATtcataataatttataatacaACGAGAAGAGATCAGTTTAGTCGTTGAAACGCAACCTCTCGTATTTGATCGATTGTTAAGATTTCATCCATTTGGGATTTGTTTAACACATTGCCTGATGAGAACATACTGTGATTAATGATATGATTGTATCTTTCAAGCTTTCGCTaattatagcgacggtttagccATGGTTTTATTAAACAAGACAAACACGATTTACTCCTGTGAAACAAATCGCATTAAAAAACAAAGCACCTTACCCTCCTTCAGCTAAATGTCAAGTTCTGGAAAAAAACTTGACTCAAAGTCGCACTCATATGTGCATAAATAATATTCAATTATTTTAGTGCCACAATGAAAATACCAATAGTTTCAGGCCCTGTTTGCAAATACACAATAATCACCTGAACGTTAAAAAACACACCCAATCTGGTAGGGGCAGTCTCGTAATTATAAGCTCCTCAGCTGCCCCGAAACAATTATTATCGGGTAACGTAACTTTAAAGAGAAGACAAGGAGGcgaaaacaattaaataaacccTTTGATTTCCCGTTATATCCCCCGTGTTCCCTCGAAATTTCGCTCGCTGCCACCGTTTCCTTCTCCagattcattattttttatccCCTTCTTACGAAATTTCGCTCGCTGCTCCATTTCCCCCTTCATTCTTGCTTGCATTCAAATGCATTCATGTTTGGAAAAATGCATGTTGTATCGTGTTAGCAACTCCATATATGGGGGAGAAAGATGGAAGTAATGGTATTTTAAGCCAAGAATTTGAAATGCGGGTCTCTTTCAGCTGGGTTTTGTTCCTGGTTGTTTGAGGGGCTAGAGCTTGGATTTTGATGTGTAACAATGGCGGCGTCGTTTTGTTAGGAAGAACGAGAAGCtgggttttttttttgagtTGGGAAATGGTAGAATGTCGATGAGCCGTTAGGGTTTTTAACCGTTCGTGTGGCTTTTCTTTTTATTCTGTGATAAATCGGAGTTTTAGGGCGCCCGAGAGGGGGAAAATGGGAAGCCTGAGGATGAAAGATAATAAAGACGAGGATTTGGCATTGTTTTGGGAAATGCGGAAGCGAGATAAGGATCGGAATAATCTTTTTTTTCAGAACTCCGACGACTTGGATTCTTCGATGGGTATTGCTGAAACTAAATTTTTTGACCAATTTTTTTGCTATCTTTTACGTGTTGACAATCTTCgaattttttcttcattttcttggaacTGAGATACAATTGTTGCTTGGTTGTATTAAGTTAGTTGATAATTGTTTGATTAGAATTTGGAAATGCCGAACGCGTCATCTATCATGCATTTCGTACGGCACTGGTTTGGTAATTTTTTCGTGGAACTGAATGCAGTTTCAAGACTGGATTGCATTAGTTAATTACTATATCAAACTTGAGCTTTCAATTTGAGTAGTCCCTAAAGTTTTTCATTTGTATTCTTGTTTACAGAAATGGTGTCTGGTGGTTCACCATTATTTAATATATCATCGGCTACCCCTGCACCTGTGAGGAGGACAGGCAGTGATGATTTTCTCAATTCGGacaatgataaaaatgattatgAATGGTAATTCTGTGCTTCTTTATGTATTCTGACTTGTTTTGATTTGGATTGCGcgtgtttaaaatttattatgtgatTGTTCTCAGAGGTGAATTTTGTATAAAAAGTGCTGAAACAATTCATTCACTGGCTTTATGGAGTGTTTCTTTAGAGTTAAAGCTTAAGAAATTTCTCTTGTGATTTTTATTGATTTACCTTTGAAAGATTAATGATCACTATTGCAATGGGCATATTTTATCTCTCAGTTTAGTACGACTGCCGCAacaatttctttttctttttagttTGTAATCCTAAGCATAAATCTAGTTGTCACTCTACCATGATTCTGCTCATGTGATGTGATTAAAATCTGTATAAAGGGGTAAATCATATCTCGAGCTGATACATATATGGGACCAATCTTGGGCCAAAGACACGCCACAAATTCAGCACGGTTTCGTGTTTGGGACCAAACTGACCAACCTTGTGTATCTGAGTTTGTTTTgctgtttctgttggatcaATGCTTGATTATACGATACATATGTCAAATTTACCAATAGGCTTCGGATCCATTTACATTAGAATTATTGAATGGAATTTCAATTCGTTTTCATTTCATCATCATTCATTCCTCAACACTGAAATCATTTCTTATGTTCTTAGGCTTTTAACACCTCCTGGTACTCCTCTTTTTCCTTCTCTGGAAATGGAATCTCATAAAACTGTTATGAGTCAGCTGGGAGCTCCAAAAGCTAATCCTACCACACTGAAGTCTAGAGTAagattatattatatatgttttcctttcctttcaatgtttttttttgggtttagattaatagaatatacagtatttcaaACTGGCAGGAAATATGAAATTCATAGAACTCCTATTTTTCATATTCATTTAGCAAAATTAGCTGAAATCTTTGGAAATTGTTTTATTAGTGTTTAAATTGCTGAGAAATTAATGTTGAATCTGATGTATGAACATAATCTTTGAAAAGTATTTTTGACTTCTAGTTCTTTCATCTTTGAAATTATCAGGAAGAGAAAATTGAATGATATGAATTCACATGAATTTATCTCGAGCTAAATTCTTCCTCCTAATATTTGAAATTGTTAGCTAGTTGCTACACGGAAGGAAACAGTAATATTGCTGATCTGCTATAATCTTAAAAGAACTTGAATTTACTTTAAGATATATCTGTTAACTTAAAAAAAGACTgatttttttatccaaattcTTTTCCATGGCTGAAGCTGGCAAATCCCCAGCCCGAGTCTTCTGCAAGGAGCAATTTATCTTCCAGACAGCCAACTTCCTCTGCTGGTTTGAATACCTCTACTGGAGGACTCCGCAGACCATCTTCTTCTGGGGGTCCTGGATCAAGACCTGTCACTCCCACAGGACGTCAAACTGTTAATTCGCAATCTAGATCCACCTCGATAGTATCAGTGAAACCGTCGTCAGCCACATCGACTAAATCAACCTCAACTTCATCATCAAAAATAACATCAACCACATCGAAACCTTCAAGATCTGCAACACCTACTTCTCGTCCTGCCTTACCCTCGATGAAACCTGTTGCGCCTCCAAGATCTGTAACCCCTACGTCAAGGTCTACCATAAGATCTTCGACACCAACAAGTCGATCCTCTATACCTGCATCCGATTCCATTCCTAGGGCCGCAACTCCAACTCGTAGGCCAATGACAGGTTCAAGCGTGACAAGCTCGACTGCCATTTCTGTTAAGTCGTTAACTTCTTCTCCTTCGGTTTCCAAGCCCGCTTCTAATTCAGAGAAAAATCTGGCGCCACTGCGGTCATGTTCTCCTATTACACGACCAAAACCATGGAAGCCTTCAGATATGCCTGGATTCTCCCTTGACGCCCCTCCAAATCTAAGGACATCTCTGTCCGACAGGCCTCCATCAGTCACTAGAGGCAGACCTGGAGCACCAAGCTCTCGATCGTCATCCATTGAACCTGCTTCAAATGGAAGAATCAGACGTCAATCGTGTTCTCCAGCTAGAGGACGGCCTCCTAATGGTGTAATTCATAACAGTGGAAGTTCTGTGCCTGTGGCTACCGTAAATCGGTTGCGGGCTAAGGCTAATGACAACGTGAGCCCTGTTCTTATTGGGACCAAAATGGTTGACAGGGTAATAAATATGCGGAAACTAATTCCCCCGAAGCAAGATGACAAACACTCACCCAACAGCAATGCGTCTGGAAAGTCTGCTTCACCGGACAGTGCGGGCTTTGGAAGAATGCTCTCCAAGAAATCTTTAGATATGGCTATGAGACATATGGTATCTATACTAATCTTATCTTTTGTCCTTCAATACTCATATAATTTTAGCTATACTAGGCATGGTTTCTTCATCATTCTGCAGATTGTTTTTTGTCCTGGCATATCGTTATTGATGCACAGTGTTGATTTTTCAGCTTCTTTGAAGCATCTAACCAGTGGATTTTTATTATGATTGATAAGAACAATTTTAGAACAATCCTTTGACTTTTTGGAACAATAACATCTGGTTTCTGCTTTTGATTAGGACATAAGGCGAACAATTCCTGGTAATCTACGTCCACTTCCCTCAAGCTCCATGTATAGCATGAGATCTGGTCCAAACAGAGGCAGAACGGCAAGTGTCTCAGATTCTCCTCTTGGTACAAGTAGTAATGCTAGTTCTGAAGTGAGCGTGAACAATAATGCCCTGTGCGTAGATGGAACCGAACCCTATGATGATGTTAGCAGTGGGAAGGGTATGCAATCTCCTGCCAACTTTCTTGGACGTTGATGATCTTTTACACGCATTTGATTCCTAGCCTTTGCTTATGACCGAAAATCTGCTGGAGATACTGATGCTCTTGAGTGAAACTAATCAAAGATAAATCTTATCTGGTCCATGTTAATCTCTATCCATGGTGAGTATTGGTTATGATTGAGATCTTGCATGATTTGTAGGACTGTGTTACATGCTGACAGGTTGTTTGTGTGGCAGTTGAAGTTACTGAAA
The sequence above is a segment of the Primulina tabacum isolate GXHZ01 chromosome 6, ASM2559414v2, whole genome shotgun sequence genome. Coding sequences within it:
- the LOC142548765 gene encoding uncharacterized protein LOC142548765; this encodes MGSLRMKDNKDEDLALFWEMRKRDKDRNNLFFQNSDDLDSSMEMVSGGSPLFNISSATPAPVRRTGSDDFLNSDNDKNDYEWLLTPPGTPLFPSLEMESHKTVMSQLGAPKANPTTLKSRLANPQPESSARSNLSSRQPTSSAGLNTSTGGLRRPSSSGGPGSRPVTPTGRQTVNSQSRSTSIVSVKPSSATSTKSTSTSSSKITSTTSKPSRSATPTSRPALPSMKPVAPPRSVTPTSRSTIRSSTPTSRSSIPASDSIPRAATPTRRPMTGSSVTSSTAISVKSLTSSPSVSKPASNSEKNLAPLRSCSPITRPKPWKPSDMPGFSLDAPPNLRTSLSDRPPSVTRGRPGAPSSRSSSIEPASNGRIRRQSCSPARGRPPNGVIHNSGSSVPVATVNRLRAKANDNVSPVLIGTKMVDRVINMRKLIPPKQDDKHSPNSNASGKSASPDSAGFGRMLSKKSLDMAMRHMDIRRTIPGNLRPLPSSSMYSMRSGPNRGRTASVSDSPLGTSSNASSEVSVNNNALCVDGTEPYDDVSSGKGMQSPANFLGR